The sequence ATACCAGCGCATTTGCCGTTGACGATCATAAAACAATGGCTATCGGTTCTTCAGCACCCGACTTTTACCTGCGTGGTGTCAATGGTAAAATGTACAGTTTAGCTTCATTTAAAAGTGCTAAAGTATTGGTAGTGATATTCATGTGCAATCACTGTCCTACATCGCAAGCTTATGAGGAGCGTGTTATAAAACTGACTAACGACTATGCTGGCAAAGGGGTTAGGGTTGTAGCCATCAATCCTAACAACCCCAAAGCATTACGCCTGGATGAGTTAGGTTACAGCGATGTAGGCGACTCGTTTGCCGATATGAAGATCCGTGCGCGGGATAAGCATTTCAACTTTCCGTACCTGTATGATGGCGCTACCGAGATCACTTCTAAAAAATTTGGCCCTACATCTACACCACACGTCTTTATTTTCGATAAACAACGTAAACTGCGCTATAATGGCCGCATCGACGATATGGAAGACCCCGCTAAAACGCCCACATCTTTAGATGCACGGGATGCCATTGATGCTTTATTGGCCGGTAAAGAAATCGCGGTACCGGTTACCAAAACCTTTGGCTGCTCGGTAAAATGGGCCGAAAAGCGCGACTGGATAAAAAAGGCCACGATAACCTGGGCTAATGAACCGGTAAAGCTGGACACCATCAATATAAATGGTATAAAGCATTTACTGGAAAGCAAAACAGGTAAACTGCGCCTCATCAATATTTGGGCGACATGGTGCAGCCCCTGCGTTGCCGAATTTTCTGACCTGGTAACTATCAATCACATGTACCGCGACCGGGGTCTGGAGTTTGTAAGCATCACAACTGATGATCTTTCTGCAAGGGATAAGGCTTATAAGTTTTTACAGCGCAAACAGGCGTCGGGCAAAAACTATATCTACACTGGCGATAATAAGTATAAAATGATAGAGGCCATCGACCCTAAATGGTCGGGCGCTTTGCCTTATACCATGTTGGTTAACCCCAATGGTAAAGTTGTATATCAGCACCAGGGCATGATCGACGCGGAAAAACTAAAGAAGACTATCTTCAACGATCCACTCATCGGGCGAATCTATAAATAGCTATAGCCCAATAACATGCCATTAAACCGAACGGTGCCTGTATCATAAGCGAACACTTTTATTGGTTTAAATCGATATAATATATTGATTTTTAAATAGATATAGGTATGGCATTCTTTTTAGTATGATATCTTAAACTATTATCATCTTTAAACTGGTCTGCTATGCTTAAAAACTACTTCACCATTGCCTGGCGCAACGTACAGCGTAATAAAGGCTACACGCTGATGAATATCGCCGGGCTTGCTTTTGGTCTTGCCGCTTTTATAGCAGCATTGGTATATGTGAATTACGAGACCGGTTTTGATAAATGGGATAAGCAATTAAGCCGTACTTACCGGGTTGATATGAAGGAAACCTGGGGCGAAGAGACCACTAATTCGGCATGGACACCTTTTCCTTTAGCCGCCCAGTTAGTAGCCAATTGTCCCGAAGTGCGGGCTGCTACCAGGATATCGGATAAAGGGCAGCAATTGGTTACCGTGGGCGATAAAGCTTTGTATATTGAAAGGGTAATGGCCGCCGATAGCTCCTTCCTGACCGTGATGCCTTATAAACTAAAATACGGCAGTATGGTAAGCGCCCTAAAGCAACCGGGCGATGCCATTATTACCGGCACTACCAGTATGAGGTTATTTGGTACGGAGAATAGTGTGGGTAAAACCATGGTTTTAAATAATGGGAAAACCTATACCGTTGCTGGCGTCTGCGAGGGTAAGGCACAATCGCACCTTGATTTTGATATATGCGTTTCATTTTCATCGCTGACCGGTACAAACTGGTCGGCTAATGTTTACTTTACTTATGCTTTGCTTAGGCCGGGAACTTCGGTAGATGCTTTATCTAAAAAAACCAAAAGTTTGATAGTTAATAGTCTTGCCACTTACTCATATGGTATGATGTCGGCCGGCAATCCTAAAGTAACCGAACCTGGCAAGCAGCCGGAGCAATGGATAAAAGCCAACCTGGGCCACAGTGTAGACCAGGTAACATTTGAGCCTGTGGCCGATGTGCATTTATTCTCGAAGGCTAAAATATATCGTGACGCGGCCGGGAATCACCCATTGTTTAATACCAAAGCAGGGAATAGCACGCCGGTTATATTTTTTGGTATTGCAGCTGTACTGGTATTGGTGCTGGCCTGCATTAATTATATCAACCTTTCTATAGCGCGTGCTGGTAAGCGCGCCAAAGAATCGGGCATCCGCAAAGTGATGGGAGCAGGCCGCCGTCAGCTGATCGGCCAATTCCTGGCCGAGGCTTTTGTACAAAGCTTTATGGCGATGTTGATTGGTATATTGTTAGCCAAGTGGATCATCGCCATTCTTAATTCGGCTTTCGGGATGCATTTAAGCTTCTTCGATAATGGTTCGGCAATGGCGAACTGGATGTTTGCCGGGCAATTATTATTGCTGGTACTGGCGGTTACGCTGTTATCGGGCGCCTATCCCGCATTTATATTGTCATCATTCCAGGCGGCACGGGTTTTAAAGGGCGAGATCACCAAAAGTGTGAAGGGGAAACTCCTGCGCAACGGACTTGTCATATTACAATTCAGTATATCGGCTTGCTTTATTATTGGTATGGCGGTGGTTTACCTGCAATTGCATTATATCAATTCTACCGATCCGGGTTTTACTACCGAGCAGGTGATGGTGCTTAAACCGTATTCGGGTAGGTTGATAGATCCGGGAATGCCGGATAACAGGATCGATCTTTTAAAAACGCAAATGATGCAAATACCGGGTGTTAAATCTGTAGCGATGACCGATTTTTATCCCGGCACGCCATCAAACGTAACCGGAGCCGATGCCAGCTTTAATAACCGCAAAGGGCAGGTTACTTTCGATTTTGTACATTTTGATTATTTTAAAACGCTCAATATCAAGTTTGTTTCCGGTCGCGATTTTTCACCTGTTTATGCTTCAGATACGGTGAATTCGGCCATTATCAACCAAACCACTGCGCGATATATGGGTTACAGGGATCCCATCGGCCAGCAGGTAGAGCTGATAGGCGTTAAGTATAATATCATCGGTGTGGTTAAGGATAATCATGTGGCGGGCTATAACTCGTTGATTGTACCAGAAGTTTACGGGATAGCTGTGCAGAAGCACATGTTTGGCGGGTATAAATCCATCCTTGTAAAAGTGAATGGGCGCGAGGCATCGGCTACAACCCGGGCTGTAGAGAAGTATTGGAAAAGCATTGAACCCGGCTACCCTTTGCGTTATACCTGGCTCGACCAGGATTTTGCTAAGCTATTGGATAAATACGAGCGCTTCGGCAAGATCACCATTCTATTATCGGCAGTATCTATTGTTATTGCCCTGATGGGGATATTTGCACTCAGCGCGTTCGCAGCAGCACAACGAACCAAGGAGATTGGTATCCGCAAGGTATTCGGCGCATCAGCTGCGGGCATCACTGCTATGTTATCCATGGATTTCCTGAAGCTGATCATTCTCGCCCTGGTTGTCGCGTTCCCGGTATCGTACCTGGCATCACGCAAATGGCTGCAGGAGTTTGCCTACCAGGTACAGCTCAGTTGGCTGGTATTTGCTGCGGCCGGCGTTGTGATATTGGTTATAGCCTTAATTACCGTTAGTATACAAGCCATAAAAGCAGCAGTGGTAAACCCGGTAAAAAGCCTGCGAACGGAATAAGCTTAATGCCCGTTAAGTTTATTTGAAAATGCCTAAATTGGATGCATGAAAATCAATCGCTTTTTTCTTGTAGCCTTATTATCAGGCATATGGTTTATCGGCCGGGGGCAAAATTACACGCCGCAGGTTGCCGCTTACATTAAGTTTAATGAGGCTATTATAGCCATTACCAATGTAAAATTGATAGATGGCACAGGTAATCCCGCAAAGTCGAACCAAACCATTATTATTCGTAATGGCAAAATAGAGCAGGTGGGCGATGCCGCGAAAATAAAACTCCCGGATAATATCAAAACCATCGACGGTACGGGCAAAACACTTATCCCGGGATTGGTGATGCTGCACGAGCATATGTATTATACTATGCCTGCGGGTAATATGTTCAATATCGCGCAAATGCCTTATTCGTTTCCGCGCTTATACCTGGCCGGCGGGGCTACAACCATCCGCACGGCGGGCAGTATCGAGCCACAAACCGACCTTAACATTAAACGAATGATAGCCGATGGCAAAATGTTAGGCCCGGATATGGATGTTACGGCGCCATATATCGAAGAGCAAGGGTACGATATCCCCGGCCTTAACGTAATTAAAGGCCCGGAAGAAGCCGCGGCTACCGTTAACTTTTGGGCCGACAGGGGATGCACCTCCTTTAAAATGTATGTGCACGCCACCAAGGCCGACATGGCTGCCGTAGTGCGCGAAGCACATAAGCGTAAACTGAAAGTAACCGGGCATATAGGTGCGGTAACCTATCGCGAAGCTGCAGAAATAGGCATTGATAATTTAGAGCACGGTTTTATGGCCAGCGGCGATTTCGATAGCCTGAAGGTAGAAAATGCGGTTGATGATAACCACGAACGCCAATCGCTGATGAAACTGGATGTGAATAGCCCAAAAATGAAGGATCTGATGAAATTCATGATCGGTAAACATGTGGCTTTAACTTCCACCTTAACAGTTTTTGAGCCATCTACCAGCCGCGAGGTATTCCCAGGCGGGGCTGATGAAGCGCTTACGCCTGAAGTAAGGGAAATGGTGCAAAAGAAATGGCAGGCAGCTCAAAATCGCGACCAGGCCAGCGCAGCCCTGTTTGCCAAGGAGCAGGCCTGGGAAAAGCAATACGTAGCCATGGGCGGCTTACTGGTAGCAGGTACCGATCCAACCGGTGCGGGTCGTGTAGTGAGCGGCTATTCTAATCACCGTGAAATAGAATTATTGGTTGAAGGCGGTTTTACGCCTGAACAAGCTATAAAAATATGCACTTTGAATGGTGCGATGTATTTAGGCAGACAAGGTGATATCGGCAGCATCGCACCCGGAAAAAAGGCAGATCTTGTTTTGTTAAATGGCGATCTGTCTGCCGATATCAAAAATATCCGTAAAACCGATATGGTGTTTAAAAACGGTGCAGCTTTCGATTCGCAAAAAATATTCGATTCGGTTAAAGGACATGTGGGGATGAACTAATTAAACTATCACTATTGCAGATAGTTATCTGTAACTTTTGCAATATCGTTAGTGATCTTGTTGATAAAGCCTAATTGCTCTTTCAGCAATTTTTCATCAGCGGTAAGATCGGGGATGGAATCCGTTGGTTTAATACCTTTATCGGCTGTAAACTCCACAGTTTTGCCCCCCAGCTTTTTATCAGTCTCGTTTAACACGGCCACACTGCGTTTAAACAGTTTGATATGATCGGGGTGGGGTTTGGCTGTCATTTTTGCTGATGAAGCGGTAGGGGCAATGGTAGCCAGGTACGATGACAGAATATGGTTCAGTACCACAAATTTGTGCACCTCCTTGCTTTTCTTTTGCTTCCTTTTAGGTTCTGATGTCATCCGTTCAAATGCGGCCGAAAGGTTAGCCGATGTTACATAAACCTCTTTACGGGCCAGTTTATAATCGGTGGTACCAGTCGAGGCGCCGGTCATGCTTTCGGCAATTTTAGCCAGGTAATGCGTATTGGCATAAACCACATCGCGCAGACTTTCGGTAATGATTTCCGATTCCCACGACGGGAACAGCACATAACTGGCAATAAACGCGATAACCGAACCGATAATGGTATCCACAATACGCTCCTGGGCTATATTTAAGTGCCCTACGCCTAAAAACTTGAAAAGGATCAGCACATAGGGGGTCATTAAAATAACGCTTACCACGTAGTTTAAACGCTGGAAGCTATAAGCGCCCATCATAAATATCACCAGCAGAACAAACTGTACAATAGTGTTATGTACAAACACTAAAATCAATACACCTATAACTCCGCCGGCAATGGTGCCAATTAAACGTTGGTAATTACGCTGCTTGGAAAGGCTGTAGCCTGGTTTTAATATAACGATGATAGTTAACAGTACCCAATAACTATGGTGCCCAAAAACCAATTTGCGGCCGGTAATATAATCGGCAAAAACAATTACCTCGGCGCTTTTGGTTACAAAAAAGCCGAAGATGCACACCAGCGATACCCGGAGGGCATGTTTAAACGCCGCCGAACTGAACGTAAGGTTATCGAAGAAGATGCGTGGCGCGTAATCCTGGTGGGTAACAAATTTTGAATACTCCTCGTCCTTACGTTCCATTAAACTGGCAGAGGATTTGGAGTTGTAGTAGTTAAAAACGTCGGATATACGCCGGTTAAGATCGCGCAGATTGATCAGGATCTTTTTTAGCACCAGGTT comes from Mucilaginibacter mali and encodes:
- a CDS encoding redoxin family protein, whose product is MPMLTRRMFTCFSFLLLLIYTSAFAVDDHKTMAIGSSAPDFYLRGVNGKMYSLASFKSAKVLVVIFMCNHCPTSQAYEERVIKLTNDYAGKGVRVVAINPNNPKALRLDELGYSDVGDSFADMKIRARDKHFNFPYLYDGATEITSKKFGPTSTPHVFIFDKQRKLRYNGRIDDMEDPAKTPTSLDARDAIDALLAGKEIAVPVTKTFGCSVKWAEKRDWIKKATITWANEPVKLDTININGIKHLLESKTGKLRLINIWATWCSPCVAEFSDLVTINHMYRDRGLEFVSITTDDLSARDKAYKFLQRKQASGKNYIYTGDNKYKMIEAIDPKWSGALPYTMLVNPNGKVVYQHQGMIDAEKLKKTIFNDPLIGRIYK
- a CDS encoding ABC transporter permease, with the translated sequence MLKNYFTIAWRNVQRNKGYTLMNIAGLAFGLAAFIAALVYVNYETGFDKWDKQLSRTYRVDMKETWGEETTNSAWTPFPLAAQLVANCPEVRAATRISDKGQQLVTVGDKALYIERVMAADSSFLTVMPYKLKYGSMVSALKQPGDAIITGTTSMRLFGTENSVGKTMVLNNGKTYTVAGVCEGKAQSHLDFDICVSFSSLTGTNWSANVYFTYALLRPGTSVDALSKKTKSLIVNSLATYSYGMMSAGNPKVTEPGKQPEQWIKANLGHSVDQVTFEPVADVHLFSKAKIYRDAAGNHPLFNTKAGNSTPVIFFGIAAVLVLVLACINYINLSIARAGKRAKESGIRKVMGAGRRQLIGQFLAEAFVQSFMAMLIGILLAKWIIAILNSAFGMHLSFFDNGSAMANWMFAGQLLLLVLAVTLLSGAYPAFILSSFQAARVLKGEITKSVKGKLLRNGLVILQFSISACFIIGMAVVYLQLHYINSTDPGFTTEQVMVLKPYSGRLIDPGMPDNRIDLLKTQMMQIPGVKSVAMTDFYPGTPSNVTGADASFNNRKGQVTFDFVHFDYFKTLNIKFVSGRDFSPVYASDTVNSAIINQTTARYMGYRDPIGQQVELIGVKYNIIGVVKDNHVAGYNSLIVPEVYGIAVQKHMFGGYKSILVKVNGREASATTRAVEKYWKSIEPGYPLRYTWLDQDFAKLLDKYERFGKITILLSAVSIVIALMGIFALSAFAAAQRTKEIGIRKVFGASAAGITAMLSMDFLKLIILALVVAFPVSYLASRKWLQEFAYQVQLSWLVFAAAGVVILVIALITVSIQAIKAAVVNPVKSLRTE
- a CDS encoding amidohydrolase family protein, whose translation is MKINRFFLVALLSGIWFIGRGQNYTPQVAAYIKFNEAIIAITNVKLIDGTGNPAKSNQTIIIRNGKIEQVGDAAKIKLPDNIKTIDGTGKTLIPGLVMLHEHMYYTMPAGNMFNIAQMPYSFPRLYLAGGATTIRTAGSIEPQTDLNIKRMIADGKMLGPDMDVTAPYIEEQGYDIPGLNVIKGPEEAAATVNFWADRGCTSFKMYVHATKADMAAVVREAHKRKLKVTGHIGAVTYREAAEIGIDNLEHGFMASGDFDSLKVENAVDDNHERQSLMKLDVNSPKMKDLMKFMIGKHVALTSTLTVFEPSTSREVFPGGADEALTPEVREMVQKKWQAAQNRDQASAALFAKEQAWEKQYVAMGGLLVAGTDPTGAGRVVSGYSNHREIELLVEGGFTPEQAIKICTLNGAMYLGRQGDIGSIAPGKKADLVLLNGDLSADIKNIRKTDMVFKNGAAFDSQKIFDSVKGHVGMN
- a CDS encoding FUSC family protein — encoded protein: MNTQSREIKSFFYSQYFSDGLRISLGILLPTLILTQFNLFDMGLTLSLGALCVCVVDVPGPTMHKRNAMLICNGLIFVVAVITGFARLNLYTLGVEIALFSFLFSMFTVYGNRAASVGTASLLIMIFMMDKAIQPDEIVSYSATLLAGGVWYMLQSLLFFTIRPYRAAQQALGENMLDVVKFLRIKADFYKPDTDIDENYRKLVSHQIQVSQHQDVVREILFKSRVMVKESTYASRILLITFVDLVDLYEQIMATHYDYKDIHEKFGHTGVLEEIAALLHRMADELDNIGFAILSNSRYKHMANFDKDLEQLKTMIDGVGKNDPGISNLVLKKILINLRDLNRRISDVFNYYNSKSSASLMERKDEEYSKFVTHQDYAPRIFFDNLTFSSAAFKHALRVSLVCIFGFFVTKSAEVIVFADYITGRKLVFGHHSYWVLLTIIVILKPGYSLSKQRNYQRLIGTIAGGVIGVLILVFVHNTIVQFVLLVIFMMGAYSFQRLNYVVSVILMTPYVLILFKFLGVGHLNIAQERIVDTIIGSVIAFIASYVLFPSWESEIITESLRDVVYANTHYLAKIAESMTGASTGTTDYKLARKEVYVTSANLSAAFERMTSEPKRKQKKSKEVHKFVVLNHILSSYLATIAPTASSAKMTAKPHPDHIKLFKRSVAVLNETDKKLGGKTVEFTADKGIKPTDSIPDLTADEKLLKEQLGFINKITNDIAKVTDNYLQ